A window of Desulfobacterales bacterium contains these coding sequences:
- a CDS encoding tripartite tricarboxylate transporter permease, giving the protein MFELIIAGFIDSLHPLNLLFVLVGVTAGMIAGAIPGINGPMAIALCIPLSYYMSPVSAIGFLVGLNKGAFYGGAISGVLLNTPGTPEAAATSWDGYPLALQGKGEKALRMALYGSVSGDFFATWVLILVAAPLATVALYMGPPEIFALICMAMTIIAGLGTKSLARGLIAAALGIFVGTIGMEPVSALPRLTFGLYKLERGIALIPIGIGMLAFAEIIIQLESHYNNNIDGSEATCTFSDKPEDRFLSWPEYRRNIKTLLRSAIAGTAVGAMPGLGAPVASFFAYDQAKKRSKHPEKFGMGALEGIAASESANSAVCASSLIPLFTLGIPGNVAAALLIGAFIIHGMIPGPLMFEQNAQFIYSIYGSLIIANIFLLIVGRLGLRASCKAVQTPRPILYPIIIFTCIMGSYLGAYNVFDVMLMLFFAFLAYFMRKYDYSHICFIIGFILTPIWETALQQVIIASELDTFMFFKRPVAMILMCVTGYIVFKTAKTSMKKK; this is encoded by the coding sequence GTGTTTGAACTAATTATTGCAGGATTCATAGATTCACTGCACCCCTTAAACTTGCTGTTTGTGCTGGTGGGGGTCACGGCGGGCATGATCGCAGGGGCGATTCCGGGCATTAACGGGCCCATGGCCATTGCCCTGTGCATACCGCTATCGTACTACATGTCCCCCGTGTCGGCCATCGGCTTTCTGGTGGGCCTCAATAAGGGGGCTTTTTATGGGGGCGCCATCTCCGGCGTACTGCTCAATACACCGGGCACACCCGAAGCTGCGGCAACCTCGTGGGACGGCTACCCGCTGGCGTTACAAGGTAAGGGCGAAAAAGCCTTGCGCATGGCACTCTATGGGTCGGTTTCCGGGGATTTTTTTGCGACCTGGGTACTGATTTTAGTGGCCGCACCTCTCGCGACGGTGGCCCTGTACATGGGACCGCCGGAAATTTTTGCCTTGATCTGCATGGCCATGACCATCATTGCCGGGTTGGGAACGAAATCGCTTGCACGGGGCCTTATCGCCGCTGCACTCGGCATCTTTGTAGGCACCATCGGCATGGAACCGGTGTCCGCACTGCCGCGTTTGACCTTTGGGCTTTATAAATTGGAAAGGGGCATCGCACTGATTCCTATCGGTATCGGGATGCTGGCTTTCGCTGAAATCATCATCCAATTGGAGAGTCATTACAATAATAATATCGACGGTTCCGAAGCCACCTGCACGTTCTCCGACAAACCGGAAGACCGCTTCCTTTCCTGGCCCGAGTATCGCCGTAATATCAAAACACTCCTGCGTTCAGCCATAGCGGGTACCGCGGTTGGCGCCATGCCCGGTCTGGGCGCGCCGGTGGCCTCCTTTTTCGCTTACGACCAGGCAAAGAAAAGATCAAAACATCCTGAAAAATTTGGTATGGGCGCCCTTGAGGGCATTGCCGCTTCGGAATCGGCCAACAGTGCGGTCTGTGCGTCCAGCCTGATTCCATTGTTCACCCTGGGGATTCCGGGCAATGTGGCCGCGGCCCTGCTCATCGGCGCGTTCATCATACACGGCATGATCCCCGGGCCTTTGATGTTTGAACAGAATGCGCAATTCATCTACTCCATATACGGCAGTCTAATCATTGCCAATATCTTTTTGCTGATTGTCGGGCGTCTGGGATTAAGGGCCTCTTGTAAGGCGGTACAAACACCCCGGCCGATCCTCTATCCCATAATCATCTTCACCTGCATCATGGGCTCCTATCTGGGGGCGTATAATGTTTTTGATGTCATGCTCATGCTGTTTTTTGCATTTCTTGCATATTTCATGAGAAAGTATGATTATTCCCACATCTGTTTTATTATCGGTTTTATTCTGACGCCGATTTGGGAGACTGCGCTTCAGCAGGTCATTATTGCATCGGAGCTTGATACGTTTATGTTCTTCAAGCGTCCAGTGGCAATGATCTTAATGTGTGTTACGGGTTATATCGTTTTCAAGACAGCTAAAACTTCGATGAAAAAAAAATAA
- a CDS encoding hydrogenase iron-sulfur subunit, whose translation MDKIVPKIGIFIWDQGGRLSQAIDLDGLVKKFTKAKNVARCEIVDALWTTVFFDSLKNGVENKQVDRFLWVGRFTPYQMKHIKGKLSATGLNPYLHEWTDLEEQGICLKETAPEVRAAKASALIQMALARTRLLEPLEPMELPASDSILIIGAGVAGLHAAESLATLGKHVHLVEKESGVGGKVALLSRFYPRICDPHCGLEFTLQKLNESDHVEFHTRSKVETLSGSPGNFMATVQKKPRFVSETKCNACGECLAVCPKEIPGAFPVSNHIKAIHSPMPMPFPSAFVIEREHCPPECRECEKICPAKAVDLNQSPSEEQLRVGAVLITTGWDLYPLSNVEEYGYGRSDNIISNLEMEGLLSAHGRQQGHPAKLSLNDLKEVGFIQCAGSRDERHLPYCSSVCCSATLKQILYFKELVPDAKCYVFYQHIRTSGFDEELYRKTRELGDVTFVRDRPAKVEIDQNQGKLNITVLDPLLDKKINLNLDLLVLAGGMCPSGGTQETAQLLKLPQNQYHFFESHLQCHPEESQRTGIYVGGSCREPMNVSQSIDSSHRSAMQALKYLGGTVLIEPTYPVVNKTKCDQCKRCVEECPFSSFVFDEKEFPTPDLARCRQCGNCMGICPLAVISLNNNTIKQMAVQIEAINTSFMGKNEPVILALLCENDAHKAARSAVDQGLAVPPNAIVIKVPCAGSVNNALLADALSLGIDGVLIAGCKDDQCHFIRGNQLVQKRSGDLSEKLKTMMIEPERVRFVSLEIRDVNKYVDILNTYIKDLKGMGPNPFKI comes from the coding sequence ATGGATAAAATAGTACCCAAAATCGGAATATTCATATGGGATCAAGGCGGGCGGCTTTCCCAGGCCATCGACCTTGACGGTTTGGTCAAGAAATTCACAAAGGCTAAAAACGTGGCTCGCTGTGAAATTGTTGATGCGCTGTGGACGACCGTCTTCTTTGATTCGCTTAAAAACGGTGTGGAAAACAAACAGGTCGACCGATTCTTGTGGGTGGGTCGATTTACCCCTTACCAAATGAAACATATAAAAGGTAAGTTGTCTGCCACAGGGCTCAATCCCTATCTGCATGAATGGACAGATTTGGAAGAACAAGGGATCTGTCTTAAAGAGACGGCGCCGGAAGTCCGGGCGGCCAAGGCCTCCGCGCTCATTCAAATGGCCCTTGCCCGGACCCGGCTGCTTGAACCCCTGGAGCCTATGGAGCTTCCCGCTTCAGATTCAATTCTTATCATCGGTGCGGGAGTGGCAGGGCTTCACGCGGCCGAATCGCTGGCCACACTGGGAAAGCATGTGCATCTCGTTGAAAAGGAAAGCGGCGTGGGTGGTAAGGTCGCGCTGCTTTCCCGGTTTTACCCCCGAATCTGCGACCCCCACTGTGGACTGGAATTTACACTGCAGAAACTCAACGAATCAGATCATGTTGAGTTTCACACTCGGTCCAAAGTGGAAACCCTCTCGGGAAGCCCCGGGAATTTCATGGCAACGGTTCAAAAAAAACCCCGGTTTGTCAGTGAAACAAAATGTAATGCCTGTGGAGAATGTCTGGCGGTTTGCCCCAAAGAAATTCCAGGGGCTTTTCCAGTTTCCAATCATATCAAGGCGATTCATTCGCCGATGCCAATGCCCTTTCCATCTGCTTTCGTGATAGAGCGGGAACATTGCCCGCCGGAATGTCGGGAGTGCGAGAAAATTTGTCCTGCAAAGGCCGTTGATCTGAACCAATCACCTTCCGAAGAACAGCTTCGGGTCGGAGCGGTTCTCATTACGACCGGTTGGGACCTCTATCCCCTTTCTAATGTTGAAGAGTACGGCTACGGTCGCTCTGATAACATCATCAGCAACCTGGAAATGGAAGGGCTGCTTTCAGCCCATGGCCGACAGCAGGGACACCCTGCCAAATTATCTTTAAACGATTTGAAGGAAGTCGGATTTATCCAGTGCGCGGGAAGCAGGGATGAGCGACACCTCCCCTACTGCTCTTCTGTCTGTTGCTCGGCAACGCTAAAACAAATTCTTTATTTCAAAGAACTGGTTCCGGACGCAAAATGTTATGTTTTTTACCAGCATATTCGCACTTCCGGTTTTGATGAAGAGCTTTATCGCAAAACCAGGGAATTAGGCGACGTCACCTTTGTTCGCGACAGACCGGCAAAGGTTGAAATTGATCAAAATCAGGGGAAGTTGAATATAACCGTACTCGACCCTCTGCTGGACAAAAAAATTAATCTGAATTTAGACTTGTTGGTTTTGGCAGGGGGCATGTGCCCTTCGGGCGGTACCCAGGAAACCGCCCAGCTTCTCAAGCTTCCTCAGAATCAATATCATTTTTTTGAATCACATCTTCAATGTCATCCCGAGGAAAGCCAGCGGACCGGCATTTATGTGGGGGGAAGCTGCCGCGAACCGATGAATGTCTCCCAATCGATCGATTCAAGTCATCGATCCGCCATGCAGGCGTTGAAATATTTAGGCGGCACCGTCCTGATCGAACCGACCTATCCGGTGGTGAATAAAACCAAGTGTGACCAGTGCAAACGCTGCGTGGAGGAGTGCCCCTTTTCGAGCTTTGTTTTCGATGAAAAAGAATTTCCGACACCGGACCTGGCCCGCTGCCGGCAGTGCGGCAACTGTATGGGTATTTGTCCGCTTGCAGTCATCTCTCTCAACAATAATACCATCAAACAGATGGCGGTCCAGATTGAAGCAATCAACACTTCATTCATGGGCAAAAATGAACCCGTCATCCTGGCGCTGTTGTGTGAGAATGACGCTCATAAGGCCGCACGGTCGGCAGTGGACCAGGGGCTCGCGGTCCCACCCAATGCCATTGTTATTAAGGTGCCGTGTGCCGGATCGGTAAACAACGCCCTTTTGGCTGATGCACTCTCTTTAGGAATTGATGGGGTCTTGATTGCCGGCTGTAAAGACGACCAGTGCCACTTTATCAGAGGAAATCAACTGGTCCAGAAGCGCAGTGGCGATTTAAGTGAGAAACTGAAAACGATGATGATCGAGCCTGAAAGGGTCCGCTTTGTGAGTCTTGAAATCAGGGATGTGAATAAATATGTTGATATTCTGAATACATATATCAAAGACCTTAAAGGCATGGGTCCCAATCCTTTTAAGATTTAA
- a CDS encoding tripartite tricarboxylate transporter TctB family protein gives MTRKKRENLVSAGVALGSLVFLLWVIPTFTPPYPGYGVSSALLPHVAFGSILALSLLSLGLNFFSHFKSKPTKSKAGQSGDIPLAERVYLWRLVCFMIPCILLMPAMNWIGFIPAGLVFMLLIQYLCGQRRPVTMAIVAAVTVGFMCAVMRYGLGIPMP, from the coding sequence ATGACGAGAAAGAAAAGAGAAAATCTCGTCTCTGCAGGTGTCGCGTTGGGGAGTTTGGTTTTTTTACTATGGGTCATTCCCACCTTTACACCCCCATATCCGGGTTATGGTGTCTCTTCTGCGCTTCTGCCCCATGTGGCTTTCGGGAGCATATTGGCCCTTTCATTGTTGTCGCTGGGGCTTAATTTTTTTTCTCATTTTAAATCTAAACCAACAAAGTCCAAAGCGGGTCAATCAGGGGATATTCCCCTGGCAGAAAGGGTGTATTTGTGGCGTCTTGTCTGTTTCATGATCCCCTGCATCCTGTTGATGCCCGCCATGAATTGGATCGGTTTTATCCCGGCCGGGCTCGTGTTTATGTTGTTGATCCAATACCTTTGCGGTCAGCGCCGGCCAGTTACCATGGCGATAGTAGCTGCTGTTACGGTGGGTTTTATGTGTGCGGTCATGCGATATGGACTCGGTATCCCCATGCCGTAA
- the aroF gene encoding 3-deoxy-7-phosphoheptulonate synthase — protein sequence MLLVLKKEITEKEKSIIHSTLSGQGCIVREIAGAGQNVIGAVGGKNKDVQIFEKLPGIEKVIPISTAFKLVSRQMHPEDTHVQVGDVTIGGERIAVAAGPCAIENREQALAIAHEVKKYGAVLFRGGAFKPRSSPYSFQGMGEEGLKILAEVRDATGLRVASEMTSPAQGELMLKYVDIVQIGARNMQNFELLKCVGQMNKPVILKRGLSSTIEEWLMSAEYILSEGNGQVILCERGIRTFEPYTRNTLDLSAIPVLKALTHLPVMIDPSHATGIREKVSPMARAAVAAGADALIIEVHNEPDKALSDGAQSLYPKQFGQLMRDIYVIAPVVGKQLDFGYLEKATVVSLLQQNIGKSKPSAAFLGEPGTYSHRACNQYFGSKVAAVSKPTFRSIFEAVKTNEVNFGVVPLENSLSGSIHANYDLLLEYDLRIIGELTLRIIHHLIAHPGTQLRDIKRVLSPAQAFQQCGRFLESHGRWELVPVKDTASAVKTISKVHTPGDAAIGSKEAAEIYGMTVVEEGIETDPRNYTRFVIVGTQALKKGDCGKSALIFSTDHHPGSLFEVMKIFAENNINLVKLESRPIHGKPWEYMFYADVEADVEAETFKPILNRLIERTDFLKILGSY from the coding sequence ATGCTGCTGGTGTTAAAAAAGGAAATTACGGAAAAAGAAAAAAGTATCATTCACTCAACGCTTTCCGGGCAAGGATGCATCGTTCGGGAAATTGCCGGCGCCGGCCAGAATGTTATCGGGGCGGTAGGAGGTAAAAACAAGGACGTTCAAATTTTTGAAAAACTGCCGGGGATTGAAAAAGTCATTCCCATTTCAACCGCGTTTAAACTGGTCAGCCGCCAGATGCATCCCGAAGACACCCATGTACAGGTCGGCGATGTGACCATCGGCGGGGAACGGATTGCCGTGGCGGCCGGGCCCTGCGCCATCGAAAACAGAGAGCAGGCCCTGGCGATTGCCCATGAGGTCAAAAAATATGGCGCGGTCCTATTCCGGGGCGGCGCTTTTAAACCCAGATCTTCCCCCTATTCTTTTCAGGGCATGGGCGAAGAAGGGCTGAAAATTCTGGCGGAGGTGCGGGATGCGACCGGTCTGCGGGTGGCCAGTGAAATGACTTCCCCCGCCCAGGGGGAACTCATGCTAAAATATGTTGACATCGTGCAAATCGGTGCGCGCAACATGCAGAATTTCGAGCTTTTAAAATGTGTGGGGCAGATGAACAAGCCGGTTATCTTAAAGCGCGGGTTGTCGTCAACCATTGAAGAGTGGCTGATGTCGGCCGAATATATTCTTTCCGAGGGGAATGGCCAGGTGATTCTATGCGAAAGAGGCATCCGCACGTTTGAACCCTATACCCGCAACACCCTGGATCTATCCGCCATTCCGGTTTTAAAGGCGTTGACCCATCTGCCGGTCATGATCGATCCGAGCCATGCCACCGGCATCCGCGAAAAGGTCAGCCCCATGGCCCGGGCGGCAGTTGCCGCAGGCGCGGACGCCCTGATTATCGAGGTGCACAATGAACCGGACAAGGCCCTTTCCGACGGCGCCCAGAGTCTTTATCCGAAACAGTTTGGACAACTGATGCGCGATATCTATGTGATTGCGCCGGTGGTGGGCAAGCAGCTGGATTTCGGCTATCTGGAAAAGGCGACGGTCGTCAGTCTTTTGCAGCAAAATATCGGAAAAAGCAAACCTTCGGCCGCTTTTCTGGGCGAACCCGGGACCTACAGCCACAGGGCCTGCAACCAGTATTTCGGCTCAAAGGTTGCCGCCGTATCCAAACCGACCTTTCGGTCCATTTTTGAGGCTGTCAAAACCAATGAAGTCAATTTCGGAGTGGTGCCCCTGGAAAACTCCCTGTCCGGAAGCATTCATGCCAACTATGACCTTCTACTCGAATATGATTTGAGAATCATCGGGGAATTAACCCTGCGCATTATTCACCATCTCATCGCGCATCCGGGGACCCAACTTAGAGACATTAAACGGGTTTTGTCGCCGGCTCAGGCGTTTCAACAGTGTGGCCGGTTTCTGGAATCCCACGGCAGATGGGAGCTGGTGCCGGTCAAAGATACCGCCAGCGCGGTTAAGACGATCAGCAAAGTGCACACCCCCGGCGATGCCGCCATCGGCAGTAAAGAGGCCGCCGAGATATACGGAATGACGGTCGTTGAGGAAGGGATTGAAACCGACCCCCGCAACTATACCCGCTTTGTAATCGTCGGGACCCAGGCCCTTAAAAAAGGGGACTGTGGGAAATCAGCGCTTATTTTTTCCACCGATCACCATCCGGGATCGCTGTTTGAGGTAATGAAGATTTTTGCGGAAAACAACATCAACCTGGTAAAACTGGAATCGCGGCCCATTCACGGCAAGCCATGGGAGTATATGTTTTATGCCGATGTGGAAGCGGATGTGGAGGCGGAAACATTTAAACCGATTTTAAACCGGTTGATTGAAAGGACCGATTTTTTGAAAATTTTAGGAAGTTATTGA
- a CDS encoding 4Fe-4S binding protein: MPPRVDKEKCDGCKAEEETLCEQICPGDLMTLGENKKAYCRQPRDCWDCMSCTKVCPVGAIETRIPYQLGYHGAKLIPMMGTDNITWTCVDINGKVERFRYKNRVEPE, translated from the coding sequence ATGCCACCGAGAGTTGACAAAGAAAAATGTGACGGCTGTAAAGCTGAAGAAGAAACACTCTGTGAACAAATCTGCCCGGGAGATCTCATGACCCTTGGCGAAAACAAGAAAGCCTATTGCCGGCAGCCTCGTGATTGCTGGGACTGCATGTCTTGTACGAAAGTTTGTCCGGTGGGAGCCATTGAAACCCGAATCCCTTACCAGCTGGGTTACCATGGCGCCAAGCTTATCCCGATGATGGGAACGGACAACATTACCTGGACGTGTGTGGACATTAACGGAAAAGTAGAACGCTTTCGCTATAAAAACAGAGTAGAACCGGAATAA
- a CDS encoding adenylyl-sulfate reductase subunit alpha encodes MSKEQPADINEIPTEVIETDLLIVGGGNAGCFAAIEAKKLNPELKVAIMEKAHISRSGATAAGMDAINTYIPPGKTPEDLVRWSRSQVGGGPLREDLALSNAKILNGAVEDLASWGLPIIRDDEGTPQYRGGWDISIHGEQLKPIMAEKAMEVGAEVYNRVAATNLLMDGDKCVGAMGFGVKDGKFYVFRAKATVVSTGGACGLYKSYTSDATNSHHQTWMCPFNVGSGYAIGIRKGAEMTSFEQRWVATRTKDHCGPVDTISVGYKSNIINAKGEKILEKHYAHMGGDKAPRYIRANAPMEEWLAGRGPTYADTTHLTAEDVRDLKTDYLNERPSFVLFLASRGQDITKDPIEIYGSDPYVVGGHTGSGYWVEINRMTTIPGLFGAGESAGGNPNKFVGGCAAEGKLAARGAVEYLGSVSLPELNSQQVEQEKERVFAPLLRGAEFDGVAPLEMEERMQRLMDEYAGGTSQFYRTNEERLDYALKHLKMLQEQVKFLYAKDLHDLMSAHEVVDRLDVAEVLTHHLKFRKETRWKGWQTRSDYPDMDPKFDCFVESKRNIETGEIETFTRPYEQIVPGDRFKA; translated from the coding sequence ATGTCTAAAGAACAACCAGCAGACATCAATGAAATCCCAACGGAGGTCATTGAAACGGATTTACTAATTGTCGGCGGCGGCAATGCCGGCTGTTTTGCCGCAATTGAAGCCAAGAAGCTCAACCCTGAGCTCAAGGTCGCCATCATGGAAAAAGCTCATATCAGCAGAAGCGGCGCAACCGCCGCCGGTATGGACGCCATCAACACCTATATCCCCCCCGGCAAAACCCCGGAAGACCTGGTTCGGTGGAGTCGTTCACAGGTCGGTGGAGGACCGCTTCGGGAGGATTTGGCCCTGAGTAATGCAAAAATTTTAAACGGGGCTGTAGAGGATCTTGCCTCCTGGGGTCTTCCCATCATCCGGGATGATGAAGGCACGCCCCAGTATCGCGGGGGCTGGGACATTTCCATCCACGGCGAGCAGCTCAAACCCATCATGGCGGAAAAGGCCATGGAGGTCGGTGCGGAAGTTTACAATCGTGTGGCTGCCACCAACTTGCTGATGGACGGCGACAAATGCGTCGGCGCCATGGGATTCGGCGTCAAGGATGGCAAGTTTTATGTGTTTCGCGCCAAAGCCACCGTTGTTTCAACCGGCGGGGCTTGCGGTCTGTATAAGTCTTATACCAGCGACGCCACCAACTCCCACCATCAAACCTGGATGTGCCCATTTAACGTTGGATCCGGATATGCCATTGGGATTCGCAAAGGCGCCGAGATGACCTCTTTTGAACAGCGATGGGTGGCCACCCGGACCAAAGATCACTGCGGACCGGTGGATACGATTTCAGTGGGTTATAAATCCAATATCATCAACGCCAAGGGCGAGAAGATTTTAGAAAAGCACTATGCGCATATGGGCGGGGACAAAGCGCCGCGTTACATTCGCGCCAACGCCCCCATGGAGGAATGGTTGGCCGGCAGGGGACCGACCTATGCGGATACCACGCACTTGACGGCGGAGGACGTTAGAGACCTCAAAACAGATTATCTGAACGAGAGGCCATCGTTTGTTCTTTTTCTAGCCAGCCGGGGCCAGGACATCACCAAGGACCCGATTGAAATCTATGGCAGTGACCCGTATGTTGTGGGGGGCCATACCGGCAGCGGCTACTGGGTGGAAATCAACCGAATGACCACCATTCCCGGCCTTTTTGGCGCCGGCGAATCAGCCGGCGGCAACCCCAATAAGTTCGTGGGTGGCTGTGCAGCCGAAGGCAAACTAGCGGCCCGCGGCGCTGTGGAATATTTAGGCTCGGTTTCTCTGCCCGAACTGAATTCACAGCAGGTGGAACAGGAGAAGGAACGGGTCTTTGCTCCGCTTTTACGGGGTGCCGAATTTGACGGCGTCGCCCCCCTTGAGATGGAAGAGCGCATGCAGCGGCTGATGGATGAATATGCCGGCGGAACCTCTCAGTTCTACCGGACCAATGAAGAACGGCTGGATTACGCCCTTAAACACCTGAAGATGCTCCAGGAACAGGTGAAGTTCCTTTATGCCAAAGACCTTCACGATCTCATGAGCGCCCACGAAGTGGTAGACCGGCTGGATGTGGCAGAAGTCCTAACGCATCACCTGAAGTTTCGCAAAGAAACCCGCTGGAAGGGCTGGCAGACCCGCTCGGATTACCCGGATATGGATCCAAAATTCGATTGTTTCGTGGAAAGCAAACGGAATATTGAAACAGGCGAAATAGAAACGTTCACCCGACCCTATGAACAAATCGTTCCCGGGGATCGGTTCAAAGCATAA
- a CDS encoding substrate-binding domain-containing protein, whose protein sequence is MIQQTDNPEKEPAYLDWPEENTGENRQCFHWNQPGSNICLDFHGDPANAELVVLSDGNHHMALRECLDLFLQQHKELSGIFYATTPPGPIVNLLKAGALQMGNLIIRVSPHVFISPPKVLDNLVAEGYMQTHKPFMRNRGSVLLVKKGNPKNISGVADLAQQNLRLFLSNPETETVSYRGYVDTLKGMAAGEGIELSFLTDAAGTGIVYGERIHHREVPQALADDRADVAIVYYHLALRYIRIFPALFEMIPLGGTTLDPQPAPENIISLTHAGIVGDGGRWGGDFLQFLSSKTVSDIYAYHGLLRAE, encoded by the coding sequence ATGATACAGCAGACTGACAACCCTGAGAAAGAACCAGCCTATCTTGACTGGCCAGAGGAGAATACTGGCGAAAATAGACAATGTTTCCACTGGAATCAACCGGGTTCAAACATCTGCCTGGACTTTCATGGGGACCCAGCGAATGCGGAACTGGTGGTACTTTCTGACGGAAATCACCACATGGCGCTTAGGGAATGCCTGGATCTTTTTTTACAGCAGCATAAAGAGTTGTCCGGAATATTCTATGCTACAACCCCGCCAGGCCCTATTGTGAACCTGCTGAAGGCTGGTGCTCTTCAAATGGGCAATCTGATCATCCGCGTATCTCCCCATGTCTTTATCAGCCCGCCGAAGGTGCTCGACAATCTGGTTGCTGAAGGTTATATGCAGACCCACAAGCCGTTTATGCGAAATCGCGGCAGTGTCTTATTGGTCAAAAAAGGAAATCCGAAAAATATTTCAGGAGTTGCGGATCTGGCACAACAAAATCTGCGCCTGTTTTTATCAAACCCGGAAACTGAAACGGTGAGCTACAGGGGATATGTGGATACCTTAAAAGGAATGGCTGCCGGAGAAGGGATTGAGTTGTCATTTTTGACTGATGCGGCCGGAACAGGGATCGTTTACGGCGAACGGATTCATCACCGGGAGGTACCCCAGGCCCTGGCTGATGATCGCGCCGATGTTGCGATCGTTTATTATCATCTGGCATTACGGTATATCCGGATTTTCCCGGCGCTGTTTGAGATGATTCCTCTGGGCGGTACGACGTTGGATCCTCAACCGGCCCCAGAAAATATTATCAGCCTGACGCACGCCGGCATCGTTGGCGACGGCGGCAGGTGGGGGGGCGATTTTTTGCAGTTTTTATCATCCAAGACAGTCAGTGATATTTATGCGTATCATGGATTGCTGCGAGCGGAGTAA
- a CDS encoding tripartite tricarboxylate transporter substrate binding protein — MRSTFMTLFLYAALAGLCVIQPVFAADYPDRPIKMLTMVKPGAQIDLLTRKLADAMSAELGQPVLVINTPGGSHGSVMAMDLKNAKPDGYTLGVGATAAYTYSPHFVKTSYKFDDFQFISMLGLNQSGFVCTPDRGWKGLKDAFAWAKKENKGGLIYMFQGSDDRDVMKRIAASEGVKLALMPSQGGPSIISAVMGGHANIGHLGAILFGYVPEKLTLLAASTPTRLKDPKGRKELQDVPTVKEQGWDESVEMFVVLTAPKGLPGDIADKLEEILMKLSTDKAFREFVAIKLKMGPVDYGKDAAKTYMKSAYDKFGRQAKAGK; from the coding sequence ATGCGTTCCACCTTCATGACCTTGTTTTTGTATGCAGCCCTTGCCGGCCTTTGCGTTATCCAGCCCGTTTTTGCGGCTGACTACCCGGATCGACCGATAAAAATGCTTACCATGGTAAAGCCCGGCGCCCAGATTGATTTGTTGACACGAAAGCTGGCTGATGCCATGAGTGCTGAACTGGGTCAACCCGTACTGGTGATCAACACGCCCGGGGGGTCCCATGGGAGCGTAATGGCCATGGACCTGAAAAACGCTAAACCCGATGGATATACCCTGGGTGTGGGTGCTACGGCCGCGTACACCTATTCACCCCATTTCGTCAAAACAAGCTACAAGTTTGATGATTTTCAATTCATTTCCATGCTGGGGCTCAATCAGAGCGGTTTTGTGTGCACACCCGATCGTGGCTGGAAGGGCTTAAAAGACGCCTTTGCGTGGGCGAAGAAGGAAAACAAAGGGGGCCTGATCTATATGTTTCAGGGGTCTGACGACCGTGATGTGATGAAGCGCATCGCCGCCAGTGAGGGGGTCAAGCTGGCCCTTATGCCGAGCCAGGGCGGACCATCGATCATATCAGCCGTTATGGGTGGTCATGCCAACATAGGACACCTGGGCGCCATTTTGTTTGGGTACGTGCCGGAAAAATTGACGCTGCTGGCAGCATCAACACCCACACGGCTTAAAGACCCCAAAGGTCGTAAAGAACTTCAAGATGTCCCCACCGTTAAGGAACAGGGTTGGGACGAATCCGTGGAAATGTTTGTAGTGCTGACTGCGCCAAAAGGCCTGCCCGGTGACATAGCGGACAAACTGGAAGAGATCCTGATGAAACTCTCAACGGATAAAGCGTTTCGTGAATTTGTTGCCATAAAGCTGAAAATGGGGCCAGTGGACTATGGCAAGGATGCCGCAAAGACGTATATGAAGAGTGCCTATGATAAATTTGGGCGCCAGGCAAAAGCAGGGAAGTAA